In Aspergillus nidulans FGSC A4 chromosome II, a single window of DNA contains:
- the ura7 gene encoding small subunit rRNA maturation protein UTP4 (transcript_id=CADANIAT00004920): MDIHRCRFVPYNPQAINALAFSHPPSIGLGGKGVPTLRLAVGRANGDIEIWNPARGAWFQETVLRGGKDRSIEGLAWTLDPPEPGPDGQQKQAGRLRLFSIGYSTTVTEWDLEQGRPKRHSSGNYGEMWCLAAQPRWQPAKGRDNKPMPAAQGEFTGQHLAAGCADGSIVLLSTADDDLKFLRTLRPSTKKPRVLSVTFQNRNTIVAGYADSSIRVFDIRNGQLLRTISLGKGPTGGSKELLVWSVKCLPDGTIVSGDSAGEVRFWDAKNYSLIQRLQGHLADTLDVAVSADGETVVSGGADQRTVVYRKKAGEKGDKSSRWVEVTHRRYHTHDVKTFAVYETKNLSVVVSGGPDAHPVVLPLREFGKEHHRNLPSLPQVPPVVSAPSSRLVMSFWDREVNIWRVSRGPTSVHEVPDGQRHRLVGKVLIQGEENITSAALSTDGKVLIIATISSIKIFSVRRRKGDERGALRAQKIDTPASISEDGARFVTISPDSRWLCIVRPNSDISLAKIQPASSAAEKTKILPKLVNLHRAPRHTRFENISHGTLGNYERTIRCVVFSNNSKILASGDLSGCIDTWTLEQTSETNPRKSTSESESDDSDSDDEDSPILEGERWRAVATDSPIPRLKSSIALLSFRPSATPSTSLIKDGTATNVDSESRLMALTAEHQLVELDALEGKLSEWSRRNPKAFLPSDFKGVKDRAMGCLWDLSDSSRERLWLYGTSWLWMFDLKHDFPSTEELTEAATAENDNTEANTTKKQSHKRKREINEELTSAVGKKSKKHNTGAGDKIPLAQSAVFFDSKARTFVGPDASQGELVSLEDQKERDPEEDDEEDQEDNDARLARLRREANAHGQSNGADGLDAGSKQLVKSAPARRWWYTYKYRGILGIVPLSSNSDHADDELVDENVHAGLEVAVVERPMWDVDLPDRYVREYE; this comes from the exons ATGGATATTCACCGCTGCCGCTTCGTTCCGTATAACCCACAGGCTATCAATGCGCTCGCGTTTTCCCACCCCCCTTCCATTGGGCTAGGCGGAAAAGGTGTCCCTACACTACGGCTCGCAGTTGGCCGTGCCAACGGCGATATCGAAATATGGAATCCTGCGCGTGGTGCATGGTTCCAGGAGACGGTCCTGCGTGGCGGAAAAGACCGAAGTATTGAGGGTCTTGCATGGACGCTTGACCCGCCAGAGCCAGGGCCAGACgggcagcagaagcaagcggGCCGGTTGCGCCTTTTCAGCATTGGGTACTCGACGACTGTGACGGAGTGGGATCTCGAGCAGGGTCGCCCCAAGCGCCATTCGAGCGGGAACTATGGAGAAATGTGGTGTCTTGCTGCGCAGCCGCGGTGGCAGCCGGCGAAGGGACGTGACAACAAACCGATGCCCGCTGCCCAGGGTGAGTTCACGGGGCAGCATTTGGCGGCTGGGTGCGCGGATGGGTCGATTGTGTTATTGTCGACTGCAGACGATGATTTGAAGTTTTTGCGAACGTTGAGGCCGTCGACGAAGAAGCCGCGCGTGTTGAGTGTTACGTTTCAGAACCGGAATACGATTGTTGCGGGCTACGCGGATAGTTCGATTCGGGTGTTCGATATCCGGAATGGGCAGCTTTTGCGGACGATTAGTTTGGGTAAGGGTCCGACGGGAGGTTCGAAGGAGTTGCTAGTATGGTCGGTGAAGTGCCTGCCAGATGGGACTATTGTTTCTGGTGATTCTGCTGGTGAAGTGCGGTTCTGGGATGCGAAGAACTACTCACTCATCCAGCGGCTGCAGGGCCATTTGGCGGATACCCTGGATGTTGCGGTAAGCGCGGACGGCGAGACGGTCGTTAGTGGTGGTGCGGACCAACGGACTGTTGTCTACAGAAAGAAGGCCGGCGAGAAAGGTGACAAGAGCAGTCGATGGGTGGAGGTGACGCATCGGAGGTACCATACCCACGATGTGAAGACGTTTGCTGTCTACGAGACCAAGAATCTTAGCGTTGTGGTTTCTGGAG GACCTGATGCCCACCCGGTTGTCCTCCCCCTACGAGAATTCGGAAAAGAGCATCATCGAAATCTACCAAGCCTCCCGCAAGTACCTCCGGTCGTCTCCGCGCCTTCCTCTCGGTTGGTAATGAGCTTTTGGGATAGAGAGGTCAACATCTGGCGAGTGTCTCGTGGTCCAACCTCAGTGCATGAGGTCCCCGATGGACAGAGACATCGCTTAGTTGGAAAGGTTCTGATTCAG GGCGAAGAAAACATCACCTCTGCAGCCCTCTCTACCGACGGGAAGGTTCTCATCATAGCCACAATTTCCAGCATCAAGATCTTCTCCGTGAGACGCCGCAAAGGCGACGAACGAGGCGCCTTGCGCGCCCAAAAGATCGATACCCCAGCCTCGATCTCTGAAGACGGCGCCCGCTTCGTAACCATTTCCCCAGATAGCCGGTGGCTCTGCATTGTCCGCCCCAACAGCGATATCTCCCTCGCCAAGATacagcctgcttcttccgcagcaGAGAAGACTAAAATCCTGCCGAAGCTTGTCAACCTTCACCGAGCACCCCGCCACACTCGGTTCGAGAATATCTCGCATGGCACCCTAGGCAACTACGAGCGGACAATCCGGTGCGTCGTCTTCTCGAACAACAGCAAGATACTTGCCTCGGGCGATCTCTCCGGCTGCATTGACACCTGGACGCTCGAACAAACCTCCGAGACGAACCCGCGAAAAAGCAcatccgagtccgagtctgaTGATTCCGACTCCGATGACGAAGACTCGCCAATCCTTGAAGGGGAGCGCTGGCGCGCCGTCGCCACGGACTCTCCTATCCCTCGTCTCAAATCCAGTATCGCCCTCCTCTCCTTTCGCCCTTCAGCAACACCCAGCACGTCCCTCATAAAAGACGGCACAGCAACAAATGTCGACTCTGAATCTCGTCTCATGGCTCTCACAGCAGAACACCAACTCGTCGAGCTCGACGCCCTAGAAGGAAAGCTGTCCGAATGGTCCCGTCGCAACCCCAAGGCCTTCCTTCCTAGCGATTTCAAGGGCGTTAAGGACCGCGCAATGGGCTGTCTCTGGGACTTGTCTGACTCTTCTCGCGAGCGGCTTTGGCTATACGGTACTTCCTGGCTGTGGATGTTTGATCTGAAGCACGATTTCCCGTCGACTGAGGAGCTGACCGAGGCCGCAACAGCCGAGAACGACAACACTGAGGCAAATACGACAAAGAAACAGTCTCATAAACGCAAACGCGAAATTAATGAGGAGCTTACTTCCGCAGTGGGcaaaaagagcaagaagcacAATACTGGCGCTGGGGATAAGATTCCGCTCGCACAGTCTgctgtcttcttcgactCGAAGGCCCGGACTTTCGTTGGACCTGATGCGTCACAGGGTGAGCTAGTATCTCTCGAAGATCAGAAAGAACGCGAtccggaggaggatgacgaggaggatcaGGAAGATAACGATGCCCGGCTTGCGCGGCTGCGTAGGGAAGCTAACGCTCACGGTCAATCGAATGGCGCCGACGGTCTTGATGCCGGTTCCAAGCAGCTCGTCAAGTCCGCCCCAGCGCGCCGGTGGTGGTATACGTACAAGTATCGGGGGATTCTGGGGATTGTACCCTTGAGTTCAAACTCTGATCATGCTGACGACGAGCTTGTGGATGAAAACGTCCACGCTGGGTTAGAAGTCGCGGTTGTGGAGAGGCCGATGTGGGATGTTGATCTGCCGGATCGATATGTGCGCGAGTATGAATAG
- the phzA gene encoding protein ppzA (transcript_id=CADANIAT00004921) yields the protein MGQSHSKGNSGAGDSLQSYPSFSKSDTKESLRSFRGSIRSKIRSSDSPRASTSALNQSDDKSDAGSMKSVGSRRSSTNLSRPASADSSAASPTDAPDPPPSPTMSSSLKRGHQDVAAMKQSGEVDHVSDAPPSAAPPPGSQAKVGESILIKREDTSNPILDFIMKTPLHSDASSSSPGMGMGALKSIDLDDMITRLLDAGYSTKVTKTVCLKNAEITAICTAARELFLSQPALLELSAPVKIVGDVHGQYTDLIRLFEMCGFPPVSNYLFLGDYVDRGKQSLETILLLLCYKLKFPENFFLLRGNHECANVTRVYGFYDECKRRCNIKIWKTFVDTFNCLPIAATVAGKIFCVHGGLSPSLSHMDDIRNIARPTDVPDYGLLNDLLWSDPADMDEDWEPNERGVSYCFNKNVIMNFLQRHDFDLVCRAHMVVEDGYEFYQDRILVTVFSAPNYCGEFDNWGAVMSVSGELLCSFELLKPLDSAALKSHIKKGRKERNSLINSPPAVVSAQSF from the exons ATGGGTCAGTCTCATTCCAAGGGCAATTCCGGCGCTGGGGATTCGCTGCAATCCTACCCCTCATTCTCGAAATCTGATACCAAAGAGTCACTCCGCTCCTTCCGAGGATCTATCAGGTCGAAGATTCGTAGCAGCGACAGTCCGCGGGCGTCAACCTCAGCTTTAAACCAATCCGATGACAAATCCGATGCAGGTTCAATGAAATCAGTCGGAAGCAGACGCAGTTCCACTAATCTGAGTCGACCTGCCTCGGCGGATTCCTCCGCTGCGTCACCCACCGATGCTCCGGatcctccgccgtcgccCACTATGTCAAGCAGCTTGAAGCGCGGCCATCAGGATGTAGCTGCCATGAAGCAGAGTGGCGAGGTGGACCACGTCTCTGATGCTCCGCCGTCTGCAGCGCCGCCCCCGGGCTCGCAAGCTAAAGTAGGAGAATCCATTCTTATCAAACGGGAGGACACGTCGAATCCAATCTTAGACTTTATCATGAAAACACCGCTCCACTCAGAcgcatcatcctcttcgccaggTATGGGTATGGGTGCCCTAAAGTCGATTGATCTTGATGATATGATCACTCGTCTTCTGGACGCGGGATATTCCACCAAGGTCACCAAGACAGTTTGCTTGAAGAACGCTGAGATTACAGCCATTTGCACTGCCGCACGAGAGTTGTTCCTCAGTCAGCCAGCATTGTTGGAGCTTTCAGCCCCAGTGAAGATCGTCGGGGACGTGCATGGCCAATACACTGATCTCATCAGATTGTTTGAGATGTGCGGTTTTCCTCCAGTTTCGAACTACCTTTTTCTCGGCGACTATGTGGATCGCGGGAAACAAAGCTTAGAGAcgatcctccttctcctttgttATAAGCTCAAGTTTCCAGaaaacttcttcctcttgcgCGGTAATCATGAGTGCGCTAACGTAACTCGAGTGTATGGATTTTATGACGAATGCAAGCGGCGTTGCAATATCAAGATCTGGAAAACGTTCGTCGACACGTTCAATTGTTTGCCAATTGCAGCTACCGTCGCTGGCAAGATCTTCTGTGTGCATGGTGGCCTCTCGCCGAGTCTGTCCCATATGGATGATATCCGAAATATCGCCCGGCCGACTGACGTGCCGGATTACGGGTTACTGAACGACTTGCTTTGGAGTGACCCCGCCGACATGGATGAAGACTGGGAGCCTAATGAGCGCGGAGTCAGCTATTGTTTCAACAAAAACGTCATAATGAACTTCCTCCAGCGACATGACTTTGACCTGGTCTGTCGCGCGCACATGGTCGTCGAGGATGGCTACGAGTTCTATCAGGATCGAATACTCGTAACCGTGTTCTCTGCTCCAAAC TATTGTGGCGAGTTCGATAATTGGGGTGCTGTCATGTCCGTCTCGGGCGAATTACTCTGTAGTTTTGAGTTGTTGAAACCTCTGGATTCTGCGGCATTAAAGAGTCATATCAAGAAGGGCCGCAAGGAAAGGAATAGCCTGATTAACAGTCCT CCTGCTGTTGTTTCGGCCCAAAGCTTTTAG